The Hymenobacter sp. DG01 sequence CGCCACCACCCGTACGCTTACGGTGGCCGAACTGAACAGCGCCCTGATTCGGCTGAAGATGGCTCCCGGTGTGGCAGGCAACGTTGATGTGCGCGTGAAAGCCAGCGTAGGCGGCACCACCGATCCGGTTGTGTCGGCTGCTTCCTCGCTCACGGCCGCTCCCTACCTGGTGTTTATCGAGTACCCGTCTATTTACGTGCCGGGTAGCTACCAGAACTGGTCGCCGGAAACGGCTCCGTTCCTGGCTTCGGTAGCCAGCGACAAGGTGTACGAAGGCTACATCAACTTCCCGGCTGCCGACAACATGTTCAAATTCACGCCCGCCCGTAACTGGGACAACGACTACGGGGTGGATACTGCCCCTGGCACGCTGAAAGCCAAGGGCGGCGACATTAAGCTGGCCGACGCTGGTTACTACCGCTTCATTGTGGACCTGAATACGATGAAGTACACGGCCGATAAAACCACCTGGGCCGTAATCGGGGCGGCTACCCCCGGCGGCTGGGACAAGGATACCCCCCTGACCTACGACGCGACCCGCAAAGTGTGGACGGCTACCGTTGCCCTGAAGGCCGACGAGCTGAAGTTCCGGGCCAACGGCGCCTGGGATATTGAGTACGGCGACAACGAGCCCGACAACATGCCCGACTTCAAGGGCAAGAACATCAAGGTTCCGGCCGCGGGCACCTATACCGTTACCCTCGACCTGAGCAAAGGAGCTGGTAACTACTCTTACTCCATCGAGAAATAAGGCATTACTTCTCGCTACTGATCACAAAAAAGGGAGCTCCGGCTCCCTTTTTTGTATCGGATGGGGTAGCCGCCGGCCTCCTAACGAAGGCCGGCGGCTACCCCATCACGAAGGCCTTTGCGGCGGGCCATAGTGGCTTTTCACTTCATCGGTGGGCCCGGAAAAGATTGTTTCAAGGATTAGGGCCCGCATTTTTTTCTGCCGAAATCTTTTCCGTGTTTCGCCACTCTTAACCACGAACTTTAGCCGCGGCCTACCGCAGGCCCGGCTGTTCGCCTTCTTTCCTTCACCTTTCCGACCGGATATGATTCTTATTGCCGACGGCGGCTCGACCAAGAGCAGCTGGTGCCAGCTTGATGAGGCTGGTAACCGTGTGTACTTCAACACCGAAGGGTACAACCCCGATTTCATTAATACCGAGGGCGTAGTGGCTTCGCTGGAAAAAAACCTGCCCGATACACTGCCCCGGGCCCAGGTGACGGAGGTGCACTACTACGGCGCCGGGGTGTCGTCGGCGAAGAAGGCTGAGGT is a genomic window containing:
- a CDS encoding SusE domain-containing protein, which encodes MNYFTKLAGLGLMATLFLASCDKDEDRAVMQPGSASALKASTSSVTLVQANAASPAVTYTWEPISFGYQAAVKYVLQFDKKGGTFASPVEIEAGNATTRTLTVAELNSALIRLKMAPGVAGNVDVRVKASVGGTTDPVVSAASSLTAAPYLVFIEYPSIYVPGSYQNWSPETAPFLASVASDKVYEGYINFPAADNMFKFTPARNWDNDYGVDTAPGTLKAKGGDIKLADAGYYRFIVDLNTMKYTADKTTWAVIGAATPGGWDKDTPLTYDATRKVWTATVALKADELKFRANGAWDIEYGDNEPDNMPDFKGKNIKVPAAGTYTVTLDLSKGAGNYSYSIEK